Within Marinomonas mediterranea MMB-1, the genomic segment GACGCTTGTATTTTTTGACTACCACCCAAATCAGGCAAATCGATGATTGCTGCGACTTCCTTTATATTTGCGCCTTGCTGTTTAAGCAAAGACATAGCAGCGAAAAGCGTTCCACCCGTTGCGATTAGGTCATCAAACAACAAAACTTGTGCACCTTCGTGAACACTGCCTTCTTGTATCTCAAGCTCGGCTTCACCGTACTCTAAAGCATACGATTGTGAGATAGTCTTGCCTGGTAGCTTACCTTTTTTTCGCACTAGTATAAGCGGCTTGCGAAGTTCATACGCCAACACTGAGGCAATCAAAAAACCACGAGCATCGATACAAGCAATATGGCTAATATCACTATCGATATATCGGTGTACGTATGCGTCTACCACCATGCGCATCCCTTTAGGGTCGCTAAAAATAGGGGTAATGTCTCGGAAGCTGATACCTGGTTTTGGCCAGTCTTCAACCGTGCGAATTAGAGATTTTACATAGAAATCATCGTAAAGCATAAATAGAGGTGCCTTAGCATTTTACTTTTATTCAAACTTTAAAATACTATCACAATCTTCGTTCTTACCAACAAGTTTTTGCATCTCATCGATATCGATTAAGGTAATTTCTTTTCCCTCTACTTGGATTAGCTCATTTTTCTGAAAGCGGGTCATAACACGACTTACCGTTTCGACAGCTAGGCCGAGATAATTACCAATTTCTCCGCGTGACATCGAAAGTCTAAATGCAGTTGCAGAATAGCCTCGGCGCTTAAAGCGATCGGATAAATTAATTAAAAAAGAAGCGACTTTTTCATCTGCACTTTTTTTACCTAGCAATACCATCATATCTTGATCGTTACAGATTTTGCGGCTCATAATCTTGAATAGCTGTCGCTTTAGTGATGGGATTTGCTCTGAGAGTGCTTCTAGATGAGAAAAGGGGATCTCACACACAGTTGTCGTTTCAAGCGCTTTCGCTGACACAGGGTAGATGTCATTATTAATACCACTAAGTCCCAAAAGCTCACTCGGGCAATAAAAGCCTGTGATTTGCTCTTCGCCATTTCCTGTTAGATTAAAGGTTTTTAAGGTCCCGGTTCTGACAGCAAATACTGAGTCAAACTTTTCCCCTTGGCGAAATAGTAGTTCACCTTTCTTCAAGGGGCGCTTGCGCTCAATAATTTGATCAAGTCGGTTAACGTCTTCATCGACCAACGCAATGGGCAAGCATAGCGCAGCAAGACTGCAATTCTGACATTGAGAAGTAAGCTTGCTGTTAAATCTGTTTTGCTGAGTGTGTGTGTACGCCATGGAACGCTCCCTGATCTCAAATGATTTTTGAAAATGTAGTTTGTTTGTTTAGGTACTGGTCAAAAAGCATGCATACTCGTCGTACCAGTAATCGACCAACAGCGGTTACCGTTATTATTATATGGTCGGTCTCTCGATCAATTCTTACAATGCCGTCTTTCTTAAGCTGTTCAAGGCCCTCAATTTCTTTGGTAAAGTAGTGCATAAAATTAAGGCGGTATTTTGTGCTTATTTCTCTCGAATCTAAACAAAAGTCACACATTAACTTCATAATAACATCATGACGAATCATATCATCACGCGTGCTGATGTAACCCTTCATTATAGCAAGTTGACCATTCTCAACGCTATTTTGATACAGTGCAAGATCAGAGTGATTTTGTACGTAAGTTCCATCTATTTTGCTAATTGCTGACACGCCGAAGGCAATTAGATCAGTATTTGCATTGGTCGTATATCCTTGAAAATTTCTTTGTAATTCGTGATTGTCTTGGGCAACGGCTAATGGATCGTCTGGCTTTGCGAAGTGATCCATGCCTATATAGCGATATCCCGCTCTCATTAGCGCATTGATCGACTCTTTTAGTATAGACATTTTTTCGTCAGCTGAAGGTAAGTCTTCATCGTTTATACGACGTTGGGCAGCAAAGCGACTTGGGAGATGAGCATAATTAAATACGGAAATCCTTTCAGGATTTAATTCAATGACGCTGTCAATAGTCTGCATAAATGAGGTGGTCGTCTGATGAGGAAGCCCATAGATTAAATCGAAGTTAACGGACTTAAATCCCGCTGTTCTCACGTCATCGAGCACTTTTGCGACAAGCTCTCGACTTTGTTCTCTATGGATTGCTTTTTGCACGACAGGATCGAAATCCTGTATGCCAAGACTAACTCGGTTAAACCCGAACTCTTTTAGAAGCACAAGTTGAGCGTTATCGACTTCTCTAGGATCAATTTCAATACTAAAGTCCTGGCTATCATCTTTTACCAAGTTGAAATTTTCTTCAACATGCTTAAAAAGAGTGCGCATATTATCGACAGATAGAAAAGTAGGGGTTCCACCTCCCAAATGCAGCTGAGTTACTTTTCTGTCTCGATCTAGCATGAGTGCGCGCAAACGCATTTCTTCTGCAAGCAACTCAACATATTCTGCACCTTTGTCGTATTTTTTAGTCACTACTTTATTGCAAGCGCAGTAGTAACAAAGATGAGCGCAGAACGGAATATGAAAGTACAAACTAATAGGTAAGTTTGATCCTTCCATCATTCTGCCAATCAATTCCATCTTGCTTACATCACCCGTAAATTGAGGTGCGGTCGGATAGGATGTGTATCTCGGACCGGAAATATTATATTTTTGGATTAGATTAGAATCCCAAAGCATTTGTATGTCCTATTAAATTTTCTAATACTTAGTTTACTCTTTCCTAAAAGTGGTTTTCTGATCTGAGTCAATAAACTGATTTCCGTATTGGAAACTGCAGTTTGGTTATTCGGATTTTGGAAGGTGGTCAGATTTGAGAGGGGTGAAGGAATGTTCTAGTCGTCAGTGAGCTTGGCTTCTTGTGGCAGGTGTTTGGGTGTTGGTGTGAAGAGCTGTGAAATAAGATTAAAAGAATTATACGTATAATTTTTACAATAATTATTAATAGTAATCTAAGGAAAAGTATCTC encodes:
- the hemN gene encoding oxygen-independent coproporphyrinogen III oxidase, giving the protein MLWDSNLIQKYNISGPRYTSYPTAPQFTGDVSKMELIGRMMEGSNLPISLYFHIPFCAHLCYYCACNKVVTKKYDKGAEYVELLAEEMRLRALMLDRDRKVTQLHLGGGTPTFLSVDNMRTLFKHVEENFNLVKDDSQDFSIEIDPREVDNAQLVLLKEFGFNRVSLGIQDFDPVVQKAIHREQSRELVAKVLDDVRTAGFKSVNFDLIYGLPHQTTTSFMQTIDSVIELNPERISVFNYAHLPSRFAAQRRINDEDLPSADEKMSILKESINALMRAGYRYIGMDHFAKPDDPLAVAQDNHELQRNFQGYTTNANTDLIAFGVSAISKIDGTYVQNHSDLALYQNSVENGQLAIMKGYISTRDDMIRHDVIMKLMCDFCLDSREISTKYRLNFMHYFTKEIEGLEQLKKDGIVRIDRETDHIIITVTAVGRLLVRRVCMLFDQYLNKQTTFSKII
- the fnr gene encoding fumarate/nitrate reduction transcriptional regulator Fnr; the encoded protein is MAYTHTQQNRFNSKLTSQCQNCSLAALCLPIALVDEDVNRLDQIIERKRPLKKGELLFRQGEKFDSVFAVRTGTLKTFNLTGNGEEQITGFYCPSELLGLSGINNDIYPVSAKALETTTVCEIPFSHLEALSEQIPSLKRQLFKIMSRKICNDQDMMVLLGKKSADEKVASFLINLSDRFKRRGYSATAFRLSMSRGEIGNYLGLAVETVSRVMTRFQKNELIQVEGKEITLIDIDEMQKLVGKNEDCDSILKFE
- a CDS encoding adenine phosphoribosyltransferase; amino-acid sequence: MLYDDFYVKSLIRTVEDWPKPGISFRDITPIFSDPKGMRMVVDAYVHRYIDSDISHIACIDARGFLIASVLAYELRKPLILVRKKGKLPGKTISQSYALEYGEAELEIQEGSVHEGAQVLLFDDLIATGGTLFAAMSLLKQQGANIKEVAAIIDLPDLGGSQKIQASETPVFALCAYEGD